In one window of Desulfurella amilsii DNA:
- a CDS encoding MFS transporter: protein MNKNIKYLLFVRFLRSIGQGLLIVDFALYLKAMGYNGFQIGLVYTFVSLFGAFGSLFVGIISDKTKRKPFLVIYTVLLMIASLGMLFATDIYAIAIFSAFGSFGLGANGAAGPFSPAEQALLAENIKPNTRGAIFSLNTALGFLGMSIGSAFAMVFSFLKFKQNNLEYQLPYIIIFVFAILTLVLLLEVKENYRSKVAKSSLSNTQEQSVNKKENFNLLKLIGLNSINGLAIGLKGPLIAYFFAVRFGVGAKHIGLIFAITFLLSAILSFYTGKLSLRVGIIKSVFIQRLIGLVFLILLPLAPSYIIASIFYIFHQIFNRSSAGARQALTVSLVRDKRRGFAVSINSASMQFPRSIGPYVAGILFDASLFAIPFFMAAFLQGLYLIFYKKFFKDFNFPTE from the coding sequence ATGAATAAAAACATAAAATATCTCTTATTCGTAAGATTCTTAAGGAGCATTGGGCAAGGTCTCTTAATCGTCGACTTTGCTCTATACTTAAAAGCAATGGGCTATAATGGCTTTCAAATAGGATTGGTTTACACATTTGTAAGCTTATTTGGTGCTTTTGGAAGTTTATTCGTGGGTATAATTAGCGATAAAACTAAACGAAAACCTTTTTTAGTGATATACACCGTACTTTTGATGATTGCAAGCCTAGGTATGCTTTTTGCAACCGATATTTATGCCATTGCGATTTTTAGTGCTTTTGGGAGTTTCGGCCTTGGCGCAAATGGCGCAGCAGGTCCTTTTTCGCCTGCAGAACAAGCGCTTTTGGCAGAAAATATAAAACCAAATACGCGAGGAGCCATTTTTAGCTTAAATACTGCTTTGGGATTTTTGGGTATGTCAATCGGCTCTGCTTTTGCAATGGTTTTTTCTTTTTTAAAATTTAAGCAAAATAATTTAGAATATCAACTACCATATATAATAATATTTGTGTTTGCAATATTAACGCTAGTTTTACTGTTAGAAGTTAAAGAAAACTATAGATCAAAAGTTGCAAAATCAAGCTTATCAAATACGCAAGAACAAAGCGTTAATAAAAAAGAAAATTTTAACTTATTAAAGCTTATAGGGCTAAACAGTATTAATGGTTTAGCAATTGGCCTTAAAGGCCCCTTAATAGCCTACTTTTTTGCCGTAAGATTTGGGGTTGGTGCAAAGCACATTGGCCTAATTTTTGCAATAACATTTTTACTTAGCGCTATACTATCTTTTTATACAGGCAAACTCTCTTTACGTGTTGGCATTATAAAATCTGTTTTTATCCAAAGGCTTATTGGACTAGTTTTCTTAATTCTATTACCACTTGCACCATCCTACATTATAGCATCAATATTTTACATTTTTCATCAGATTTTTAATAGAAGCTCAGCAGGTGCAAGGCAAGCACTTACTGTAAGTCTAGTTAGAGACAAAAGAAGAGGGTTTGCGGTAAGCATAAATTCAGCTTCTATGCAGTTCCCACGTTCTATAGGTCCTTACGTTGCCGGTATTCTTTTTGATGCTAGCCTTTTTGCAATACCATTTTTTATGGCTGCTTTTTTGCAAGGACTATACTTAATTTTTTACAAAAAATTTTTTAAAGACTTTAACTTCCCAACAGAATAA
- a CDS encoding menaquinone biosynthetic enzyme MqnA/MqnD family protein, whose translation MKVVLVDFLNAYPLYFALVNKIIDNDIEFIRKMPSVCAKMLYEKQVDVGIAPSIEYAKSDHYIIPNVCISSDYKVKSVALFLKKPLNKVKTVKLDKNSNTSVALTKILFAYKYKIGVEYTEDKADCELVIGDNALYRIEHTDEQVIDLAYEWMEFSGYPFVFALWIANKKIPTHYTDLFLKAKNWGINHLETIAEAFCDTHNYDYNKAYDYLKNNLSYDLGENKIKSLEIFFEYAYKLNLTSKKSNLHFLNE comes from the coding sequence ATGAAAGTTGTACTGGTTGATTTTTTAAACGCTTACCCACTTTATTTTGCACTTGTAAATAAAATAATAGATAACGATATTGAGTTTATCAGAAAAATGCCATCAGTATGCGCAAAAATGCTTTACGAAAAACAGGTTGATGTGGGTATAGCACCCTCAATTGAGTATGCAAAATCTGATCATTACATTATACCAAATGTTTGCATATCAAGCGATTACAAAGTAAAAAGTGTGGCATTATTTTTAAAAAAACCTCTCAATAAAGTCAAAACTGTTAAGCTTGATAAAAATTCAAATACATCCGTTGCATTAACTAAAATTCTATTTGCTTATAAGTATAAGATTGGTGTAGAATACACTGAAGATAAAGCTGATTGTGAGCTTGTTATAGGGGATAATGCGCTCTATCGCATAGAACACACAGATGAGCAAGTTATTGATTTGGCTTATGAATGGATGGAATTTAGCGGGTACCCTTTTGTGTTTGCGCTGTGGATTGCAAACAAAAAAATACCAACGCATTACACTGACTTATTTTTAAAAGCAAAAAATTGGGGTATAAATCATTTAGAAACAATTGCCGAAGCTTTTTGTGATACGCACAATTATGATTACAACAAAGCCTATGATTACTTAAAAAATAATTTATCCTACGATCTAGGCGAAAATAAAATAAAATCGCTTGAGATATTCTTTGAGTATGCGTATAAACTTAACCTAACCTCTAAAAAATCAAATTTGCATTTTTTAAATGAATAA
- a CDS encoding class II aldolase/adducin family protein, whose amino-acid sequence MISEFKRIGDMLFLMGLVDASSGNMSSKVKDGIWITKTGMSLFGLKSKDIVKIELERDVRWNAASSEVELHVNIYKKIDEVKAIVHAHSPYTVALSIKHSKITPKDHEGRLFLKQVDVLDIKNWDEAKYAIAQYFFESKKQIVVAKGHGVFAISDNLFNASKLVSALEFSSKIIILEDKA is encoded by the coding sequence ATGATAAGTGAGTTTAAAAGAATTGGAGACATGCTATTTTTGATGGGACTTGTTGATGCATCAAGTGGTAATATGAGCTCTAAGGTAAAAGATGGAATTTGGATAACAAAAACTGGCATGAGTTTATTTGGTTTAAAAAGTAAGGATATTGTAAAAATTGAGCTGGAAAGGGATGTTCGCTGGAATGCCGCTTCAAGTGAGGTAGAACTGCATGTTAATATTTACAAAAAAATTGATGAGGTAAAAGCAATAGTACATGCCCATAGTCCTTACACGGTTGCCCTATCAATAAAACATAGCAAAATTACACCTAAAGACCACGAAGGCAGGTTATTTTTAAAACAGGTTGATGTGCTCGATATAAAAAATTGGGATGAGGCAAAATATGCAATAGCTCAGTATTTTTTTGAATCAAAAAAACAGATCGTTGTGGCAAAAGGACACGGCGTTTTTGCGATTTCTGATAATTTATTTAACGCTTCAAAACTAGTTAGTGCATTAGAGTTTAGCTCTAAAATCATTATTTTGGAGGATAAAGCATGA
- a CDS encoding DedA family protein, whose amino-acid sequence MSYLVDFANFLVNAIGASGYIGIFLLMFLESSIVPLPGEFVIPPAGYLAATGKMNLWIVIIDGTLGSLFGALFNYYISKTLGLKFVLKFGRIFRLDHALKKTVIFFEKHGAISVFIGRLLPTIRHLISIPAGLSKMRVFAFSLFTTAGALIYTAGLAFIGYFVGKNPDLLKYYMHRFSLGLLIFALVLIAGYIIYRRKYDK is encoded by the coding sequence ATGAGTTACCTAGTTGATTTTGCTAATTTTTTAGTAAATGCTATTGGAGCATCAGGATACATTGGTATTTTTTTATTGATGTTTTTGGAAAGCTCTATTGTGCCACTGCCTGGAGAATTTGTCATCCCTCCTGCTGGATATTTAGCAGCTACTGGAAAAATGAATTTATGGATAGTGATTATTGATGGAACACTTGGAAGTTTGTTCGGAGCACTTTTTAATTATTATATTTCAAAAACTCTGGGCTTAAAATTTGTTTTAAAGTTTGGAAGAATCTTTAGACTTGATCATGCTTTGAAAAAAACAGTTATTTTCTTTGAAAAGCACGGAGCGATAAGTGTTTTTATTGGAAGACTCTTGCCTACAATTAGACACCTAATTTCTATACCCGCTGGTCTTTCGAAAATGAGAGTATTTGCATTTAGCCTTTTTACAACAGCGGGTGCTTTAATATACACTGCTGGATTAGCCTTTATTGGCTATTTTGTAGGTAAAAATCCAGATCTTCTAAAATACTATATGCACAGATTTAGTTTAGGTTTACTTATATTCGCACTAGTATTAATTGCAGGATATATCATTTACAGGAGAAAATATGATAAGTGA
- a CDS encoding DNA-3-methyladenine glycosylase family protein — translation MNKIKVPFKFNLEYTLESGQIFRISKINDGYRIFSSVIFDVYFDGNYLYYNNADENYIKRFFSLDIDFDKIIEQISVDKYIKKAVKAFEGLVILTQNPYEATVSFICSAFNNIKRIRLMLDRMCTVYGNQTGLGYTFPVCGVDFDENKLQNCGFGFRKKYIAQLQKSKEFFYYLHNLDTNFAKKELMGIKGIGSKVADCILLFAYRRYEVFCTDVWIKRIIEKLYFNDTKQSVRIIEEFGKDYFGKYAGVAQQYLFLAAKKGVI, via the coding sequence ATGAATAAAATAAAGGTGCCATTTAAATTTAATTTAGAATATACATTAGAAAGTGGCCAGATTTTTAGGATATCAAAAATAAACGATGGCTACAGAATATTTTCTAGCGTAATTTTTGATGTGTATTTTGACGGCAATTACTTATACTATAACAATGCCGATGAAAACTATATAAAGAGATTTTTCTCGCTAGATATTGACTTTGATAAGATTATTGAGCAGATCTCAGTTGACAAATACATAAAAAAAGCAGTAAAAGCTTTTGAAGGCTTAGTTATATTAACGCAAAACCCTTATGAGGCTACTGTGTCTTTCATATGCTCAGCTTTTAATAATATTAAGCGCATAAGGCTAATGCTAGATAGAATGTGTACGGTATACGGCAACCAAACGGGTCTTGGTTACACATTTCCAGTCTGTGGTGTAGACTTCGATGAAAATAAACTACAAAATTGCGGTTTTGGCTTTAGAAAAAAATATATAGCTCAGCTGCAAAAGAGCAAGGAATTCTTTTATTATTTACACAATCTCGATACTAATTTTGCAAAAAAAGAATTAATGGGTATAAAAGGGATAGGATCCAAGGTAGCAGATTGCATCTTGCTTTTTGCATATAGACGCTACGAGGTATTTTGCACTGATGTATGGATAAAAAGAATTATAGAAAAACTTTATTTTAACGATACTAAACAAAGTGTAAGAATTATTGAAGAATTCGGAAAAGATTATTTTGGAAAATACGCCGGTGTTGCCCAACAATACTTATTTTTGGCAGCAAAAAAAGGAGTTATATGA
- the dnaG gene encoding DNA primase, with product MNLVEEIKSRLDIVDFINRYINLKKSGNNYIGLCPFHSEKTPSFTVNKEKQFFHCFGCGESGDVITFYMKIENLDFKEAIKNLALQLGLEINSEDESTKKENLLFDVNKFACEFFQKKLKNSDFAQNYLEKRQIKQETQEVFQLGYNPNDNSLVDFLLKKYSIKLLNESGIVSNAYNIFAGRLMFPISDEYGKIVGFAGRALHDNQKAKYINTKETAIFLKQRLLYGFDKAKTYTKDYLIVCEGYFDCIRLYQEGLQCTSATMGTNLSDYHIRLIKRYTDKIYFNFDSDEAGINAMLKNTKVLGQLDAYVVEFSLNDTQKEDPDSFVMKYSIQEYKKLLQSAKDYFSFLEEKILKQHNLQNARLSQSQPISVASAINAIKNAIDNISDSVLKSLYYSKARRLLNLNIVQKNYKSQETAKKTYTKSHYIISYLLKDPFLLDWIEDKEEFAKNFDVVLKEIFFKLTQNKDVSFEQFVSTLDKQSASMCYELYLLTQEESISQKRANFLMLMNTLELEKLKKQMHYYLKRIAEDPDNEELKESYRQTKNKLQRLKNE from the coding sequence ATGAATTTAGTTGAAGAAATTAAAAGTAGATTGGACATCGTCGATTTTATAAATAGGTACATAAATTTAAAAAAAAGCGGTAATAATTATATTGGTTTATGCCCTTTTCATTCCGAAAAAACGCCGTCTTTTACTGTAAACAAAGAAAAACAATTTTTTCATTGTTTTGGTTGCGGAGAAAGTGGTGATGTAATAACTTTTTATATGAAAATTGAAAATTTAGATTTTAAAGAGGCTATTAAGAATTTGGCGCTTCAGCTTGGGTTAGAGATTAATTCCGAAGATGAAAGCACAAAGAAAGAAAACCTATTGTTTGATGTAAACAAATTTGCATGCGAATTTTTTCAAAAAAAACTTAAAAATTCTGACTTTGCGCAAAATTATCTTGAAAAAAGACAAATAAAACAGGAAACCCAGGAAGTCTTTCAACTCGGTTATAACCCAAATGACAACTCGCTAGTGGATTTTTTACTTAAAAAATACTCAATCAAGCTACTTAACGAAAGTGGGATTGTATCCAACGCTTACAATATATTTGCTGGAAGATTGATGTTTCCAATATCCGATGAATATGGTAAGATTGTAGGGTTTGCAGGCAGAGCCCTGCATGATAACCAAAAAGCAAAGTATATAAATACGAAAGAAACTGCCATATTTTTAAAGCAGCGATTGCTCTATGGTTTTGATAAAGCAAAAACCTACACAAAAGATTACCTTATAGTTTGTGAAGGTTATTTTGATTGCATCAGATTATACCAAGAAGGTTTGCAGTGCACAAGCGCAACAATGGGCACAAATTTGTCCGATTACCACATTAGGCTTATCAAAAGATACACTGATAAAATTTACTTCAATTTCGACTCAGACGAAGCCGGTATAAACGCAATGTTAAAAAACACCAAAGTTTTGGGTCAGTTGGATGCATATGTGGTAGAGTTTAGCCTTAATGATACACAAAAAGAAGATCCAGATAGCTTTGTAATGAAATACTCTATACAAGAGTATAAAAAACTATTGCAAAGCGCAAAAGACTATTTCAGTTTTTTAGAAGAAAAGATATTAAAACAGCACAATTTGCAAAATGCTAGACTTAGTCAATCACAACCAATATCAGTTGCCAGTGCAATTAATGCTATAAAAAATGCCATAGACAATATTAGCGACTCTGTGTTAAAAAGCCTATATTACTCAAAAGCAAGACGACTTCTAAACTTAAACATTGTTCAAAAAAACTATAAATCGCAAGAGACAGCCAAAAAAACATACACAAAAAGCCACTACATAATTTCTTACCTACTAAAAGACCCTTTTTTACTAGATTGGATAGAAGACAAGGAAGAATTTGCAAAGAACTTTGACGTTGTGCTTAAAGAGATATTTTTTAAACTTACGCAAAACAAAGACGTTAGTTTTGAACAATTTGTATCCACTTTGGATAAACAAAGTGCTTCAATGTGCTATGAATTGTATTTATTAACGCAAGAAGAATCAATTTCTCAAAAACGCGCAAATTTTTTAATGCTTATGAATACTTTAGAGTTGGAAAAGCTCAAAAAACAAATGCACTATTACTTAAAAAGAATTGCCGAAGATCCAGACAATGAAGAATTAAAAGAATCCTACAGGCAAACCAAAAATAAACTGCAAAGGCTAAAGAATGAATAA
- a CDS encoding endonuclease MutS2 — protein sequence MKSCVEILEFDKLKNILNEFAQTTYGKEYTAQIEPIFDFETVQQSTKFLEIFFEVLGKSIPTLDDIYIDTYLNQASYSILSAKEIYYVYTFIDFISNLNKNLEDKLKNYITFANLDKLKILIAQTIDETGYVKDASTKKLSFLRSKIKSTKDEIATFLHFFVRKKGLQNILLDTNVFLKNSRFTILVKPNYKEYIKARKVDISKAGFFVEPYEVFEKNNYLEDLILEETKETQKILTAFTNLIRKYTKELIHNTKELAKLDSFCAKILFANKFDAHLTHFDETKRLIAQDLKHPLLLKTQQNVVGNSLELNGSLIITGPNTGGKTVFIKQVGLAVLCAFATIPVCAQYFCVGKVSNVFAVIGDEQQTESLSTFSSNMVRIKEIIEKFDENSLILLDEPGSGTSPEEAYAIVYAIFSYLNKKNPMLIMSTHYRNLVYKLKEIDNVRLAAFEFNEEKLQPTYKLVFGKIGKSYGIEIMQKYLNNEIFEISKKVFESKESQIFDKYEKELNDMINKKALYTNLIKRYKMLFNKLNLEIAQLKQNLLSEHNETVNQYNHLFDSLKKEISRVIKTKEIKDAQRLVNTLETANIHPKIQNLNNPQTFEKGDTVQLGKSIGTIIGIKGEYVQVNIDGKIVSAKTSLLEKKQPKIKQSSLNVIHSPKETKELNIIGMHAFEAELEVLQFLEYAALNNIKEVRIIHGKGSGVLKEMVRNLLKEHKSVESFSMAPPNLGGDGATIVILK from the coding sequence ATGAAAAGTTGTGTTGAAATTTTAGAGTTTGATAAATTAAAAAATATACTAAACGAGTTTGCTCAAACAACTTATGGGAAAGAATACACTGCTCAAATTGAGCCTATATTTGATTTTGAAACAGTACAACAAAGTACAAAATTTTTGGAAATTTTCTTTGAAGTTCTTGGCAAATCAATTCCAACTCTAGACGATATATACATAGACACCTATTTAAATCAAGCTTCATACTCTATATTAAGCGCAAAAGAAATTTACTACGTATATACTTTTATTGATTTTATTAGCAACTTAAATAAAAATCTTGAGGATAAACTAAAAAATTACATTACATTTGCAAACCTTGATAAATTAAAAATTTTAATAGCCCAAACAATAGACGAAACAGGATACGTTAAGGACGCAAGCACAAAAAAGCTTTCTTTTTTGCGTTCTAAAATAAAATCCACAAAGGATGAGATAGCTACGTTTTTGCACTTTTTTGTAAGAAAAAAAGGGTTGCAAAATATCTTGCTTGACACAAATGTGTTTTTGAAAAATTCTAGGTTTACGATACTGGTTAAACCAAACTACAAAGAGTACATTAAAGCCAGAAAGGTCGATATATCAAAAGCAGGTTTTTTTGTAGAACCATACGAAGTGTTTGAAAAAAATAATTATCTTGAAGATTTAATTTTGGAAGAAACCAAAGAAACTCAAAAAATTTTAACAGCTTTTACCAACCTAATTAGAAAGTACACTAAAGAACTTATACATAATACAAAAGAACTGGCAAAACTCGATAGTTTTTGTGCAAAAATTTTATTTGCAAATAAATTTGATGCACATTTAACACACTTTGATGAAACAAAGCGCCTTATTGCACAAGATTTAAAACATCCTTTGCTTTTAAAAACGCAGCAAAATGTTGTAGGAAACAGTTTAGAATTAAATGGGTCTTTAATCATAACAGGACCAAATACCGGCGGCAAAACAGTGTTTATAAAGCAAGTAGGGCTGGCTGTGCTATGTGCGTTTGCAACTATTCCAGTTTGTGCGCAATACTTTTGTGTTGGCAAAGTCTCAAACGTTTTTGCCGTTATAGGCGATGAGCAGCAAACCGAAAGCTTAAGTACCTTTTCTTCCAATATGGTGAGAATAAAAGAAATAATTGAGAAATTTGATGAAAACTCGCTAATATTATTGGATGAGCCAGGAAGTGGCACAAGCCCAGAAGAAGCCTACGCCATAGTATATGCTATCTTTTCTTATCTGAATAAAAAAAACCCAATGCTTATAATGAGCACGCATTATAGAAACTTAGTATACAAACTAAAAGAAATAGACAATGTGCGATTAGCTGCTTTTGAATTTAATGAGGAAAAATTACAGCCAACCTATAAACTTGTTTTTGGTAAAATTGGCAAAAGCTACGGTATAGAAATTATGCAAAAATACTTAAACAATGAAATATTTGAAATCTCAAAAAAGGTTTTTGAATCAAAAGAAAGTCAAATATTTGACAAATATGAAAAAGAGCTCAATGATATGATAAATAAAAAAGCTTTATATACAAATCTTATAAAAAGATACAAGATGCTTTTTAATAAGCTCAATCTTGAAATAGCTCAACTAAAACAAAATTTGCTTAGCGAACATAATGAAACAGTAAATCAATATAACCATTTGTTTGACTCCCTTAAAAAAGAAATATCAAGAGTTATCAAAACAAAAGAAATAAAAGACGCTCAAAGACTTGTAAATACACTAGAAACGGCAAACATACACCCAAAAATACAAAACCTAAACAATCCTCAAACATTTGAAAAAGGGGATACCGTTCAACTTGGAAAATCTATTGGTACAATAATTGGTATTAAAGGTGAATACGTTCAAGTCAATATAGATGGCAAAATAGTTAGTGCAAAAACATCATTGCTTGAAAAAAAGCAACCAAAAATTAAACAGAGCAGCTTAAATGTAATTCATTCACCAAAAGAAACAAAAGAGCTAAACATTATTGGCATGCATGCGTTTGAAGCAGAACTAGAGGTTTTACAATTCTTGGAGTATGCTGCTTTAAACAACATCAAAGAAGTTCGTATAATCCATGGAAAAGGTAGTGGTGTATTGAAAGAAATGGTAAGGAATTTATTAAAAGAACACAAATCGGTTGAGAGTTTTTCGATGGCACCACCTAATTTAGGCGGAGATGGTGCTACAATAGTGATTTTGAAATGA
- a CDS encoding sulfurtransferase, producing MLKRVALVSCFALLLLFNFAFAKVGILSTQEVASMIGKKGVVIVDARPQEAYLKAHLSNAINLTPAGELFSEKYGVKAASIANNTQLEEVLSNAGILPADTVIVYSGGDNPAFFLTNATRVILALKWAGVKNVYFMNGGFEKWVDEKRPLQSGQVKLSKTQFVINHNAPQSYIFSDFVEWAVNNENKIQIVDVRPTPQYTGEFTSDKRLAKFGHIKGALNLPVGEYVKKVDNYFLVKTPQEMEGMLKKAGINQDKPIISYCNTGYFASGLWFVERALFDNELVFTYNGSMVSASRNPNIPIVTGSSPL from the coding sequence ATGTTAAAGCGCGTAGCTTTAGTGTCGTGTTTTGCTTTACTTTTGTTATTCAACTTTGCATTTGCAAAGGTTGGTATTTTAAGCACTCAAGAAGTTGCATCTATGATTGGTAAAAAGGGCGTGGTAATTGTTGACGCAAGACCTCAAGAAGCCTATTTAAAAGCTCATTTATCTAACGCAATTAATTTGACACCCGCAGGCGAGCTTTTTAGCGAAAAATATGGGGTTAAAGCAGCAAGTATCGCAAATAATACCCAGCTTGAAGAAGTTTTGTCAAATGCAGGTATTTTGCCTGCAGACACTGTAATAGTTTATTCTGGTGGCGATAACCCCGCTTTTTTTCTAACCAATGCAACAAGGGTTATATTAGCTCTAAAATGGGCTGGTGTAAAAAATGTTTATTTTATGAATGGTGGTTTTGAAAAGTGGGTAGATGAAAAAAGGCCTCTACAATCTGGCCAGGTGAAGCTGTCAAAAACTCAGTTTGTTATAAATCACAATGCACCTCAATCTTACATTTTTAGTGATTTTGTTGAATGGGCTGTAAATAATGAAAATAAAATACAAATTGTTGATGTAAGACCAACTCCCCAATATACAGGTGAATTTACCAGCGATAAGCGTCTTGCAAAATTTGGCCATATAAAAGGGGCATTAAATTTGCCAGTTGGAGAGTATGTAAAAAAAGTGGATAATTACTTTTTAGTTAAAACTCCTCAAGAAATGGAAGGAATGCTTAAAAAAGCAGGTATAAATCAAGACAAACCAATCATTTCTTATTGCAATACAGGTTATTTTGCAAGTGGTTTATGGTTTGTTGAAAGAGCTTTGTTTGATAACGAGTTAGTTTTCACATACAATGGCTCAATGGTAAGTGCTTCAAGAAATCCAAATATACCGATTGTAACTGGATCATCCCCTCTATAA